One Cupriavidus pauculus genomic window, GAGCGTCTGCAGTCGCCGCAGGAACGTGACGAGCTGGACGGCCTGTACGAGTGCATCTTGTGCGCGAGCTGCTCGACGTCGTGCCCGTCGTTCTGGTGGAACCCGGACAAGTTCGTCGGCCCGGCCGGCCTGCTGCAAGCCTACCGCTTTATCGCGGACAGCCGCGACCAGGCCACCGGCGAGCGTCTGGACAACCTGAACGACCCGTACCGCCTGTTCCGTTGCCACAGCATCATGAACTGCGTCGATGTGTGCCCGAAGGGTCTGAACCCGACGAAGGCCATCGGCAAGATCAAGGAGCTGATGGTTCGCCGCGCGGTATAAGCGGCCGTGGCGGAAGCGGTCTAAACTGTCTTTCGCCACATGACTTAAGCGTAGTAGCGACGTAGTAGCAAGCAATGTAGTAAGCGGGGTGCAAGCCTGGGCGGTTATCGTCGGGGTTCGTGCTCCGCAGCACGAAGGCTGACCATGAGTCTTTCCACCACTTTCTCCCATCAGGCTGACCCGCACAAGCGCGCGCGGCTTCGCTGGCGTGCCCGCCGCGGCCTACTGGAGAACGACATCATCGTCGAGCGATTCTTCAACCGTTACGAGGAAAGCCTGTCCGACGAGGACGTGGCTGCACTCTCCGAGCTCTTCGAGCTCAGCGACAACGAGTTGATGGACCTGCTGCTTGCCCGCAAGGAGCTTGACGGTGAGCTCGACACGCCCCCGATGCAACGGCTGATTGGCCTGTTGCGTTCGGTCTGAGTTTGGTCAACATATTATTCACAGCATTTGAAGGAACCGACATGACGCCGTCCGATGTGAAAGCCACGCTATCGTTTTCCGATGGTTCCCCCAGCGTTGAGCTGCCGATCTACAAGGGTACCGTTGGCCCGGACGTGATCGACATTCGCAAACTGTACGGTCAGACCGGCAAGTTCACCTACGACCCGGGGTTCATGTCGACCGCCTCCTGCAACTCGAAGATCACCTACATCGACGGTGACAAGGGCGAGCTGCTGTACCGTGGCTACCCGATCGAGCAACTGGCCGCGAAGTGCGACCACCTCGAGACCTGTTACCTGCTGCTGAAGGGCGAGCTGCCGAACGCCAAGCAAAAGGAAGACTTCGTCTTCAACGTGATGAACCACACGATGGTTCACGAGCAACTGCAGTTCTTCATGCGCGGTTTCCGCCGTGACGCCCACCCGATGGCCGTGCTGACGGGCCTGGTCGGCGCCATGAGCGCGTTCTACCACGACGCGATGGACATCGACGATCCGCATCAGCGCGAGATCTCGGCCATCCGCCTAATCGCCAAGATGCCGACCCTGGTCGCCATGGCGTACAAGTACAACATCGGCCAGCCGTACATCTACCCGCAGAACGACCTGTCGTACTCGGGCAACTTCCTGCGCATGATGTTCGGCACGCCGTGCGCGCCGTATCACGTGAACCCGGTGCTCGAGCGCGCGCTCGACCGCATCTTCATCCTGCACGCCGACCACGAGCAGAACGCGTCGACCTCGACCGTGCGCCTGGCCGGTTCGTCGGGCACGAACCCGTTTGCCGCCATCGCCGCCGGCGTGGCCTGCCTCTGGGGCCCGGCTCACGGTGGCGCGAACGAAGCCGCGCTCAAGATGCTGGAAGAAATCGGCAGCGTGGACCACATCAACGAGTTCATCAAGCAGGTCAAGGACAAGAACTCGGGCGTGCGCCTGATGGGCTTTGGCCACCGCGTGTACAAGAACTACGACCCGCGCGCCAAGCTCATGCGCGAAACCTGCCACGAAGTGCTGAACGAACTGGGCCTGCACAACGACCCGCTGTTCAAGCTGGCCATGGAGCTCGAGAAGATCGCGCTCGAGGACGAATACTTCGTGAGCCGCAAGCTGTACCCGAACGTGGACTTCTACTCGGGTATCGTGCAGCGCGCGCTCGGCATCCCGACCTCGCTATTCACCTGCATCTTCGCGCTGGCACGTACGCCGGGCTGGATCTCGCAGTGGGAAGAAATGATCACCGATCCCGAGTACAAGATCGGTCGTCCGCGCCAGCTGTTCAACGGCGCATCGAGCCGCGACGTGCCGGACATGGCCAAGCGCTGATCGAGGCTGTTGCCGCGCAGGTTGCGGTACAGGAAGCCCCCGACCCGGTCGGGGGCTTTTTTTTGCGTGCTTTCTCCGTGGTGGTGCAAGACTGCCGGCGCAATTAAATGCGCACCACAATCGTGATATCCCGTTTCTGCGCCTTATTCTGCCGTACAGTGGTTGCAATCGTCGGCATTTATTGTGCAAATTTCCGTATTGATGGGAATCTCTGCTTCAATGCGGTGCAACTTCTCCCTATAATGGCGGCTGCTTCGCCGACGGCAGCCGGGCCATCCCTCCGGTCCTGACGTACCGGCCAAGCGGGGCAGGCGACGCGCTTGCGCAAGAGACAACGACAGTTGCTTGTCTTACCGAACATGACGCCCGGGCACCCCCGGGCGTCAGCACAGGCCGGGCCCCGCATCTCTCCATTTCCCTCGCTGGCCCGCATCCCTCCGTTCGATTGCGCGAGTCGCCCGACTCTGCCCGGCTGACCCACATCTACCTAGAACAGAGGAGCTCCTGATGACGTCTTCCCGTCTCACGTCCATCTCCGTCGCCGCTGCCATGGCGACGGCTGCCGCCTTCGCTGCGTCCGGCGCCAGCGCGGAAACCGTCAAGATCGCCATCGCCGGTCCGATGAGCGGCGCGGTCGCCCAGTACGGCGACATGGTCAAGGCCGGCGCGCTGACCGCCATCGAGCAGATCAACGCGGCCGGCGGCGCCGGCGGCAACAAGCTCGAAGCCGTGCTGATGGACGATGCCTGCGAGCCGAAGCAGGCCGTGGCCGTGGCCAACAAGATCGTCAGCCAGAACATTCGCTACGTGATCGGGCATGTGTGCTCGGGCTCGACGATTCCCGCATCGGACATCTACGAGAACGAAGGCATCGTGATGGTCACGCCGTCGGCCACCGCGCCGCAGCTGACCGAGAACAAGAAGCGCAAGTTCATCTTCCGCACGATCGGCCGCGACGACCAGCAGGGCCCGGCCGCCGCGCAGTACATCATCGGCAAGGTCAAGCCGAAGAAGGTGGCGATCCTGCACGACAAGCAGTCGTACGGCCAGGGTATTGCGAGCTCGGTGCGCAAGGATCTGGAAGCGGCCAAGATTCCGGTGGCGGTGTTCGAAGGCATCAATGCCGGCGACTCCGACTACTCGGCCGTCATCACCAAGCTGAAGTCGCAGGGCGTGGACTTCGTCTACTTCGGCGGCTATCACCCCGAGATGGGCCTGCTGCTGCGCCAGGCGCGCGAACAGGGCGTCAAGGCCACGTTCATGGGCCCCGAAGGCGTGGGCAACAAGGACGTGACCGCGATCGCGGGGCCGGCCTCCGAAGGCATGCTCGTGACGCTGCCGGCCGACTTCTCGGCCGATCCGGCCAACGCGGGTCTGGTCAAGGCGTTCGCGGACAAGAAGCGCGATGCGAACGGCGCGTTCCAGATGCCGTCGTATGCGGCCGTGCAGATCATCGGCGACGCCATTGCCGGCGCGAAGAGCACGGATCCGGCGAAGGTGGCCGCATACATGCACAAGAACGCGTTCCAGACGCCGATCGGCAAGGTCGAGTACGACGAGAAGGGCGACCTGCGCGCCTTCAAGTTCGTGGTCTACACGTGGCACAAGGACGCCACGAAGACCGCAGCCAACTAAACGGCAGCCAACCCAGTCGCGCCCCGCCGGCCATGTGCCGGCCGGGGCGCGTCGCAATGGACGCGCCCATGAATGAATTCCTCCCACAATTCACCCAGCAGCTGGTCAACGGCCTGACGCTGGGTGCGATCTATGCGCTGATCGCCATCGGCTACACGATGGTCTACGGCATCATTGGCATGATCAACTTTGCCCACGGCGAGATCTACATGATCGGCGCCTACGTGGGCCTCGTCACGCTGACCGCCATCGGCGCGCAGGCGGGCTATCCGCTCCCGCTCGTGCTGGGCGCGGCGCTGATCGTCTCGGTGGCGGTCACGGGGCTGTATGGCTTTGCCGTCGAGCGCGTGGCGTATCGCCCCTTGCGCGGCGGGCCGCGGCTCGTGCCGCTGATCTCGGCCATCGGCATGTCGATCTTCCTGCAGAACTATGTCCAGATCGGGCAGGGCGCGCGCGACGTGTCCGTGCCCCAGCTGATCTCGGGCGCCATCGAATTCCAGATGGGCGGCGACTTCACGGTCACGGTGCCGTATTCGCGCCTGCTCATCGTCGGCGTGACGCTGGTGCTGATGATCGCGCTGACGCTGTTTATCGGCCGCTCGCGCATGGGCCGCGCCTGCCGCGCCTGCGCGGAAGACATGCGCATGGCGAACCTGCTCGGCATCGATACCAACCGCGTCATCTCGTTCACCTTCGTGCTCGGCGCGATGCTGGCCGCGGTGGGCGGTGTGCTGATCGGCCTGACCATCGGCAAGCTCAATCCGTTCATCGGCTTTATCGCCGGCATCAAGGCGTTCACCGCGGCCGTGCTCGGCGGTATCGGCAGCATTCCGGGCGCGATGCTCGGCGGCGTGCTGCTGGGTCTCGCGGAGACGTTCGCCTCGGGGTACATGCCCGCAGAGTACAAGGACGTGGTCGCGTTCGGCCTGCTGGTGCTCGTGCTGCTGTTCCGTCCCACCGGCCTGCTCGGCAAGCCGGACGTCGAGAAGGTGTAATCCGATGACCCTGTCCATCAAGAATGCCGTCACCGCCGCGGTGATGACGGCCATCCTCACCATCCCGATCCTCGGCCTGCAACTGAAGCTCGAGGGCTACAAGGTCGTGCTGGAGCCGCACTGGCAACCCGTGTGGATCGCGGTCGGCGCGGTCTTCCTGTTTCAATTGTTCCGTCCGCTGTTTGGTCCGCTGTTTGGTCCACTCTTTACGCGCGCGGGCACGGTGGCCAGACTGCCCAGGGTGGAACTCGGCGCGCGCCAGCAGCGCGTCGTCATCTGGGTGCTGCTCGCGGTCGGCCTCGTGTGGCCGTTCTTCGGTTCTCGCGGCGCCGTCGATGTGGCGACCCTCGCGCTCATCTACGTGATCCTCGGCCTCGGCCTCAATATCGTGGTGGGCTATGCGGGACTGCTCGACCTTGGCTACGTGGGCTTCTACGCGGTGGGCGGCTACACCTACGCGCTGCTGAACCAGTACTTCGGCCTGACGTTCTGGGAATGCCTGCCGCTCGCGGCCGCGCTGTCCGCGGCGTTCGGGTTCGCGCTCGGTTTCCCCGTGCTGCGCCTGCGCGGCGACTACCTCGCCATCGTCACGCTCGGTTTCGGCGAAATCATCCGCCTGCTGCTCAACAACCTGACGAGCCTCACGGGCGGCCCGGACGGCGTGTCGGGCATTCCGAAGCCGACCGTGTTCGGTATCGAGATGGCGCGCAGCGCAAGCGTGGAAGGCACGAAGACGTTCCACGAGCTGATCGGGCTCGACTACAGCGGCCAGCACATGGTGATCTTCCTGTACCTGCTTGCGCTGTTGCTCGTCGGCTTTACGCTGTTCGTGACGAGCCGCCTCGTGCGCATGCCGATGGGCCGCGCGTGGGAAGCGCTGCGCGACGACGAGATCGCATGCCGCTCGCTTGGCCTCAATCCCACGCGGATCAAGCTGTCGGCGTTTACGCTCGGCGCGTCGTTCGCGGGTCTCGCGGGCGCGTTCTTCGCGGCGCGTCAGGGCCTCGTCAATCCGGAGTCGTTCACGTTCATCGAGTCGGCGCTGATCCTCGCCGTCGTCGTGCTCGGCGGCATGGGTTCGCAGCTTGGCGTGATCCTCGCCGCGATCCTGCTGACCGCGCTGCCGGAAGTCGCGCGCGGATTCGCCGAGTACCGCATGCTGATCTTCGGCCTGGTAATGGTGTTGATGATGATGTGGCGTCCGCAGGGCCTGCTGCCCGCGAGCCGTCCGCACGTGGAGCTACCCCGATGAGCGCGGAACTGCTGAAAGTGTCGGGCCTGCAGATGCGCTTCGGCGGGCTGCTGGCCGTGGACGGCATCGACTTCGATGTGCGTCGCGACGAGGTCTTCGCGATCATCGGCCCGAACGGCGCGGG contains:
- the livH gene encoding high-affinity branched-chain amino acid ABC transporter permease LivH, whose amino-acid sequence is MNEFLPQFTQQLVNGLTLGAIYALIAIGYTMVYGIIGMINFAHGEIYMIGAYVGLVTLTAIGAQAGYPLPLVLGAALIVSVAVTGLYGFAVERVAYRPLRGGPRLVPLISAIGMSIFLQNYVQIGQGARDVSVPQLISGAIEFQMGGDFTVTVPYSRLLIVGVTLVLMIALTLFIGRSRMGRACRACAEDMRMANLLGIDTNRVISFTFVLGAMLAAVGGVLIGLTIGKLNPFIGFIAGIKAFTAAVLGGIGSIPGAMLGGVLLGLAETFASGYMPAEYKDVVAFGLLVLVLLFRPTGLLGKPDVEKV
- a CDS encoding branched-chain amino acid ABC transporter substrate-binding protein gives rise to the protein MTSSRLTSISVAAAMATAAAFAASGASAETVKIAIAGPMSGAVAQYGDMVKAGALTAIEQINAAGGAGGNKLEAVLMDDACEPKQAVAVANKIVSQNIRYVIGHVCSGSTIPASDIYENEGIVMVTPSATAPQLTENKKRKFIFRTIGRDDQQGPAAAQYIIGKVKPKKVAILHDKQSYGQGIASSVRKDLEAAKIPVAVFEGINAGDSDYSAVITKLKSQGVDFVYFGGYHPEMGLLLRQAREQGVKATFMGPEGVGNKDVTAIAGPASEGMLVTLPADFSADPANAGLVKAFADKKRDANGAFQMPSYAAVQIIGDAIAGAKSTDPAKVAAYMHKNAFQTPIGKVEYDEKGDLRAFKFVVYTWHKDATKTAAN
- the gltA gene encoding citrate synthase; the protein is MTPSDVKATLSFSDGSPSVELPIYKGTVGPDVIDIRKLYGQTGKFTYDPGFMSTASCNSKITYIDGDKGELLYRGYPIEQLAAKCDHLETCYLLLKGELPNAKQKEDFVFNVMNHTMVHEQLQFFMRGFRRDAHPMAVLTGLVGAMSAFYHDAMDIDDPHQREISAIRLIAKMPTLVAMAYKYNIGQPYIYPQNDLSYSGNFLRMMFGTPCAPYHVNPVLERALDRIFILHADHEQNASTSTVRLAGSSGTNPFAAIAAGVACLWGPAHGGANEAALKMLEEIGSVDHINEFIKQVKDKNSGVRLMGFGHRVYKNYDPRAKLMRETCHEVLNELGLHNDPLFKLAMELEKIALEDEYFVSRKLYPNVDFYSGIVQRALGIPTSLFTCIFALARTPGWISQWEEMITDPEYKIGRPRQLFNGASSRDVPDMAKR
- a CDS encoding high-affinity branched-chain amino acid ABC transporter permease LivM is translated as MTLSIKNAVTAAVMTAILTIPILGLQLKLEGYKVVLEPHWQPVWIAVGAVFLFQLFRPLFGPLFGPLFTRAGTVARLPRVELGARQQRVVIWVLLAVGLVWPFFGSRGAVDVATLALIYVILGLGLNIVVGYAGLLDLGYVGFYAVGGYTYALLNQYFGLTFWECLPLAAALSAAFGFALGFPVLRLRGDYLAIVTLGFGEIIRLLLNNLTSLTGGPDGVSGIPKPTVFGIEMARSASVEGTKTFHELIGLDYSGQHMVIFLYLLALLLVGFTLFVTSRLVRMPMGRAWEALRDDEIACRSLGLNPTRIKLSAFTLGASFAGLAGAFFAARQGLVNPESFTFIESALILAVVVLGGMGSQLGVILAAILLTALPEVARGFAEYRMLIFGLVMVLMMMWRPQGLLPASRPHVELPR
- a CDS encoding succinate dehydrogenase assembly factor 2, producing the protein MTMSLSTTFSHQADPHKRARLRWRARRGLLENDIIVERFFNRYEESLSDEDVAALSELFELSDNELMDLLLARKELDGELDTPPMQRLIGLLRSV